Sequence from the Amaranthus tricolor cultivar Red isolate AtriRed21 chromosome 1, ASM2621246v1, whole genome shotgun sequence genome:
GATGAAAGATTGTATCATTCATGGTAACTTTTCCTATTTGTTATTatctataattttaattttcagctGGTAGGTCCACTTAGAAATAgaaaatagaagggactttctTAGCTGGAATTGTTATTCCATTACTTCCACTGTTTTGTTTATGTTCtttctatttactttttgcacagttttcaatgtaaattttaaaccttaatatctctaatacacacataataaaaaattatagaactatataataaaaaagtatacattaaaacgACTTTAAGGAGAtatcacatggatatattttattttctaaatatgtgttaaaaatattaattaaatttctttctccttaagatgaaatatttcaaatgggAAGAATATTTGAAAACGAATAGAGTATTATTTAAATTGTGGATTTAATTGCATATGTGAAGTTTTCAAAGAGTAAAAAAATTACTACTTTTTGTACTATACCAAACAATAGGAAACGGAAGCAAAGATAAATGTTTTCTTTACTTAGATATATCAaacatataataacaataacacttAACAATACCCTcatttttgttaattgattctcttttctttttattttcatctcTCATACCAAACATCCCTTAAAAGAGACGTACAATTAAgagttttaataaaaaaagaaaggacaaacaatgagaaaaatgatgataaaaaaGACAAATTTTTGTGTGACAGTCTAATAGACtatattttatgataatattCATACGTCCTTccttttttttacttgcaccGTTTGTTTTTTCACACTTCTCAATGTACAAATTTAACGATTgatatctctaaatatgcatATCAAAAAACTAAggaaactaaaaattaataaacgtTAAAATCAAGACGATTAGAACAAGATttcatatgaatatgttttgcTTATAAATTACCAATAATATGAAAATCAATATGtttaataaatagtgtcaaaattAATTAGGATATAAGTAAAAAAGAAGGGAGAAAATATATCCCACGCTAGATATGCTGAAGGTTGGTGAGGGCTAAGAGTTAGGAGTTGTTGCATGGCCGGGTTTAGGGAATCCCCCACTAATATGATAATTGACGCCGTTAAGTTGTAGCGGCAAACATACACTTTTAGCCAATGGGATTTCTTGTTCCATACAAAGAGTCAACATTTCCAAGCCGGCCACTAAACCGTGTTCTACTTTCTTATGTTTGGATTTTAAAACCAAAGGCCGCctactattaaaaataaaaataaatttaatttttttaagcttGTACTCCATCCATATCATATGAAATTGTCTACTTTTTTAATGTGTTTcattaaatttgtttattttgtctttagttataattaatatttttttcgtatttaatttgtttttattaaatttacacATTTCTATCACTACAcgtcaaaaatttatttttgtcctTTTTCTTTGTGGGATAGAGAATAGATGAGGAGTAAAAATTGacgaatttttttgaaaaacatatgcaattttaaaaactatactatattttttctaacaattttatatcgtcaaacacttaacatatacgTACtacataatttataattaaggtCTCTAACTTTTGTGATCTTGTTGGGTCAAACATGTTGAAGATATTCAAAACCTCACGagaataataaacaaattttatacGGCGCGTCTTGTATAAGActgtctcactatgagacggaTCCATACAAACAGACCAATTAATTAAAatcttttcataaaaaataattaagtaaaaattttttttaaggttttttttaaacttctttttaaaattaaatatttaatcatTATGAGCCGGTATTAAtaagaatttgtcaattttttatgCTTAATAATAAAATCATTTCCGTGTTTAAAGCCTCAAAGCTTTGTCAATTAGTTGTCAGTCACTCGCTAACTTTTTAACTCGTTTTAGTTTCAACTCCTAATTCAATTGTGTATTCTATATAAACTCTCAACAGCTTACTCATTcatcctctttctctctctaacaCAAACACTTCTTCACGTCTTTCACACTCATTCTCTCTCCAGTTTCCTCTCAATTTCTCTATTCAATTTCAAGCCGTACCTTCATTCATCTTCATTAGAGGGAAAAAGTTGTAATCAATTACAAATTCAGCAATTTTTTTTCTAGCATTTGCCTTCAAGGATCGTCGCTTTATAATTTGATTTCAATCCTttaattttcaatcaattttcagGTTCGTCttcttttttctgattttttttctaattaatgtCGTTATGAATCTCTTCTTTCAATTTAAGTCAATCGTCTTGCGTTTTTTCGAGTTTAAATTTGAATTGGTTGGATACtctgtaatttgaatttttgttcTGTATTAATGGCGCTTTTAATGTTTGAATTAtttgaatatttatttattcttaatgCATTAGTTTCTTATGAACGATagtatttaataatattaattacacTGTATTTCCTAGATGATCATTAATTCTTACTGGAAAATTGTGGTGTAGAATGCCTTTTTTGGTGAAAATGAAAGTAGAATAAATGAGTGAATTGTATTTAGTCCAAGCATATTAATCGTAATAGAATAGTCTCAATTATCCGTCGACCGTCATTGATCCAAAATTCACAAATCGTAAACTCAAATATGACATCAGCGAAAGAAAACGTATAATATGTctcgaaaataattaaatcaacgCTGGAAtataaaagcaaaagaaaggACAAAAACAAATTCCATTTGACCGACTtataatctcatttatataAATCAAAGGTGATTAATTATATTTCTTCCAATTAATTTCATATCAAGCTTTATTGGATGATTTAAAATTGGGAAAAGTCAAACGTCATAATCTTGTGGTGCAACATGAAGTATGAGAAATTCCAAGTTTTAGCTGAATTTGGTTGTTAAAATGGAGATTTAGTCAGAACTATACAAACTGAATGAGTAGACACTGGAAGATTTCTGCACATTCTAAAGCTATACTTTTCTCTCCATGTCTTCAGAGTTTAACCTACCATTAGCAATGACTCGaattaaattatgtatatttactTTAGAGTTGAACAAGCACGAGCATGAATCTACACcattgtcacatgattcgctaatatTTTCACCAATAGCTATCGTCTATCAAAATATGAAatggtcggttttaggctatttttggactattttaaattatttgcaaattcaaaaaatgaTAGGCAATTATGTTACGCCTACCTTTACATATGCCACTACAATTTTTGATTGGATTTACAAcaacttttgattgaattgattcCTTAAGTTatcttaaataaatatatatcaactATAAATTGTTATACTTCATCTACAATAcatattaggaaaaattaccgtgaataatacgacattttgttaattttcttacaataatacaaacttttaattaacaatgaataacaccaacttaatgtgtttttttctagaataatacaaactttggtttattaactaatttaccaattttttttgtcatttgatTTTTGACATGTTGggatattctaggaaaataccccttaagttagtattattcatgtttaattaaaaattaattttaatgtaaGTAAATAAGTAAAAGGTTGTATCATTTCTGATGTTTCCTACATATTAACCTATTAAAATGCTTAATGGTGTAACATTACCTATTAACCTTATACTTACTTTCATCTCTGTCCAGCTATCATCTTACCTCATACGACACTCAAATTTAGTGTCAATGACAAGTTTCTTGTACCTACCcttcttttaaaatgaaagacAGTGTCAAGAGTGACCGAGTCGTATTAATTTGTAAACAGACATCAATTATATTAAAGTGATGCTCAGCCTTAAATTGTCAAATACTTGGGTTACTCTCCACATTATTTTGCATTTTCATCAAACTCTAATCCATCCTTAGACTTTTATTTGATCATATTCCCAACAACCcacatttaattatttttattaattaacccCTTGGCTTTGAGCCTTTGACCATTTCACTACTTAGCCAATTTGGCATCATTACATAATCATCTCTGTACTCACTTCTATACTCGTAATGAAATAATTCTCTCATTTAAATtgctttctttttttaatatcttgCATTGTTGCCTGTATCAATTTTCATGATGGGAGTggactttttaatttaattagcttGTGTTGTGTAAGCATACATTGATTATTTGAGGTCAAAAATTTTAGAATAATCGAAATTGTAATTCCAAGTTGTTGAAATTTGATGTGCAAATAAACATTATTTGATCAAATTATTCAAATTTCAGGTACTAGATcttctaaaataaagagatgAACGAACGAGTCTACCCAAGAGAATCACCACCGGTCTCAGGTGAACACTCAAATGCAAAGCTAATGATGGAGTCACCATCATCTGCACCAGTATCAGGTGAACACCACGGACGAAACATGAGTCAGGACTCCTTTACCTCCTCCAAAATGAGTTACCCCGGCTATAATTACGGGCCAAACCCAGGAACCTATGTGGTGCAAGTCCCCAAGGATCAAATATACCGCATCCCTCCACCAGAAAATGCCCACAAATACAAGCTATACACCAAAAGGAAGGCCCGGAAAGGCGGGTGCAGATGCTGTGTGTGCACAATTCTTGCTGTTATACTCATCCTTGCTTTGCTACTCGCGGTTACTGGCGCAGTTCTATATCTCATCTACAAACCCAAGGCTCCTAGCTACTCCATTGAAACCGTGCGTGTTAAAGGGATCAATCTTTCAAGTGCTAGTACATCTGCCACAATATCCCCAGTTTTTAACATAACATTGAAAACACAGAATAATAATGGTAAAATCGGAGTATATTATGAACAAGGCAGCTGGATTAAGATTTACCACGATGGGGTAAATCTCTGCAACGGTAAATTACCGGCTTTTTACCAGCCACCTAAAAGTGTAACGGTATTTTCAACGGAGTTAAGTGGCGCTGGGATCGTGTTGTCCAAGTCAGCACGCGACAAGTTACTTACGGAACAAAAGAGAGCCAAGGTGCCATTAGAAATCGACGTTAAGGTTCCAGTGAAGATAAAGATTGGGTCTATTAAGACATGGACCATTTCTGTTGGGGTTTCATGTGATGTAACGGTTAACGCGTTAACGGCGAATGCCAAGGTAGTGTCTAAAAATTGTAAGGTCAGCGCCAAGCCTTGGTGAATATTTTTGCGGCATAATTGGTGGATGGTGGGACCCAAGAAAGAGAATGGTGTTTAATTTATCCAACCTTGTGTTACtttgttatttctttaatttattgtttgggaatgtttttttaaagtattGGATGTGGATATTTGGCTACTGATTAATGTGTTACACACAACTGGGGATGTTTTTCCGACGTAAAGAAGGGGAAAACGGGAAAAAGGTAGATTAAAATTTGAGGACatgatattatatttattgttatcatATACTTGTACAATTTTATGCAATAAAATTGATGAATGCTTATCAGTCGTTCTAACAGGATATATAATTATGAGGTTAAGGAAAGAGTTTAATATTGTTGAAATGATAAATTgttcaaatattaattatggaaTAAGTAATTGTAAAGAAAGTTTTTTTTCCTATTATTGTGGCTTGTTTTCCAGAAATAACTCGTTCAACCCATCAAATGTGTATTGTAGGCTAAGTAATTGGAATTCTTTCAAGAAACTCATGAAAAGTTGTTCACTCTTGCTTCACTCATATGGGGTTCATTACTTTTaacaaaatgaacaaaaattTCAATAATCAATTCAATTCATTTTTGTAGGTATTATCGTAATTACgtagtttaattatgtaatcaactatcataaaaaaaataattatgtgaCGAGCTATTTACCTAGATGCAAATTCAGGACCACTAGCATGTAAGTATTGATGATTCAAAATCACAAGTTTTTTTCAATATATTGCACTTCGACAAATATACTACTTCattgacaaattttttattaagaccGTTTTATTGTGAGACGATTTAATACAAATTGGCCCAAACGCTAAAATTGTTTGTTATCTTTTTCAGTTTCATTAATTTTGTCTCTAAAATTACAATTGTTTAATGTTTTGGGCTGCTTGTATGGGCTCGTCTCACAGTGAGaaggtctcatacaagacggtcTATTCATTGATGTATTATTGTATACTACAACTTGTTGAAAAAATAACATACATGTAATCCtacatatataataaaaacTCTGTTTAGATTGTCAAACATACTAATATTACAATTTTCAACTACAACTAAGTTGCATAACTAACCAATTGTTAAtaaattttgacttttgaaAATCCAACGATAATCTCaaaagtgtttttttaatactttaattattttagatttatgAAAGAAAGAGAAGTAACTTAAATGTTATGTGTACGTAAATGCAAAATATCTctataaaagaagaaaaattaaaaaataaaaatatcccGTATTTGATCCAGATTAAATTGGATATCCGATTTTGTAGGATCGAAACCGAATCATGATTTTTAATATCAAACAACCAAACATCCGGATCGATTCAGTATCGGATTTTAAACGCCCTAATTGTAACAGCAATGATAAGTAATCCCTACTTCATTTTCCCCCCAACTTTAAATAGCAATTTCAAACCTCAAATAGTTTACCATTTCCATCTTCTAACTCACAGTACTTCTTCAATAAACACGAATCTGTATATTTTCACATATACTCGCAGTGCCCGGCTGGATGCAGCACGGAAGGGAGAACAAGTGAGCGTTTCCTTCAATTTAAATTACTCGATAAACTGTCTTCACCTGGAAAGATTGCTTTCGGGGGTGGCGCATTGCACCGTAGAGTACAGAATACGAACTATTTCTCTAGCCATCAAATAATCGACATTGAACTTCTGGAATTTAAACTACCAATTCCGCACCTATGTTCCATCTTTTAATGATCTTCATGACCAGAACTAGAGCAAGGTTTTCTACATCATTCTACACATCACCAAATACCAAATGTCGCAATAAGCTACCCGCGAAGATCTCACAGTAAGAGACTAATCGAAAATACATACTCGTAATACTTTGCGATTAAATTACTCATCCAATGTAATTTTGCTCAAACAAAAACTATAACTTTTGCATACAAAGTATGAAAAATTAACTTAACAATTCAACTTAGTATTTTTTGGCCTTACAAACAGAAATGACATGCATTGACAATAGCTTGAACTAACAAATATATATGTCCAGAAAACGGGGAAGGGGAATGCAAGTGTATAACCAGTACCAACTCcttttattatcaaatttcGGAAGATTGACAAACCTTTTAGGAGTATATCTTTATTATCTCATCCCTGTACAAAGCTGAAATCCAATCGTTGATACCACTTTATATACCCGAAACTGTGGTGAAACCTTCAATCTGTACCATATGGCCCCATCAAACCATGTAAATATTACGGCTGGGACATCTTGTGCTCATAATTTCTCTTGGCATCGTCGATATTAGTTTGAAGTTCTGTGTACATTTTCAGTGAACGCTCTGCAAAGCTACAAATCTGACTCAGAAAAATGACAAAACTTGATTGGATTTGATCAAAATTTGAAGTATTCCACTCGTCAAAAGATTCGTGACCGCGCATTTGAAGAACGGGATCGGTTCCTTCCATGTGGGACTTCCTTCCTTGGACTTTTTCTTGCTGTGGTACCAAATGAGAAATCTCGGTTGCTAATCCCCTAATCGTGTCTGCCACTTCTTGCACTGGCAAATCTTGAAGTGCGTCGAGCCAAGCACCACAAGTCGTGTATATTGGCGGACCTGCATTCCTCAATCTTAGATGCGGGGCAATATCCCACCTTCTCTTCTTTGTCGATTTCTCTTCGGACTTAACACATTTGTTGAGCCAATCATTAATTGCCTGAATGTAGAATTTGAGGGCGTTgatccattttctgaaaatcgaGGAGAGGTTACTCAATTCATCTACGAGGAGAAGGGCATTGCGTCGACGTAATTCTGATTGTAGGGACAGTCTCACACTGCCACTGCTAAATGCAACTGTTATTATGTGCACTTGTAGCTTGTGACACTCGAACATCTCTTCCCACATTTTTCTTAACCTGGCACAAGAAACTTAATGAGTGAAAGGTGCACCAGAACACTCAAACATCTGATATTCGCCGCAACAACGCCTATTCACAATCTCCTAATAACCACCACCACACAAACCCTTCCTAAAACAGCCCCACCAGACCAACCTCCCCACTACACCAAGgccaatgaaaaacaaaataaaggcAGGCACAATGGTCTGACTGGGACTTAACAAAACtgtcaaaacaaaaggtggacATATCTAATTCTTAT
This genomic interval carries:
- the LOC130805474 gene encoding NDR1/HIN1-like protein 13 — translated: MNERVYPRESPPVSGEHSNAKLMMESPSSAPVSGEHHGRNMSQDSFTSSKMSYPGYNYGPNPGTYVVQVPKDQIYRIPPPENAHKYKLYTKRKARKGGCRCCVCTILAVILILALLLAVTGAVLYLIYKPKAPSYSIETVRVKGINLSSASTSATISPVFNITLKTQNNNGKIGVYYEQGSWIKIYHDGVNLCNGKLPAFYQPPKSVTVFSTELSGAGIVLSKSARDKLLTEQKRAKVPLEIDVKVPVKIKIGSIKTWTISVGVSCDVTVNALTANAKVVSKNCKVSAKPW